The Pagrus major chromosome 10, Pma_NU_1.0 genome contains a region encoding:
- the LOC141004127 gene encoding up-regulator of cell proliferation-like, whose translation MKSLLEDLGLEQLYKEKLSLSTVLQIDEKTITDEPANCNSDLPWYFLKKLMMVNVTARNVKCTSGCESACDGASGKTELDLDNLFSSQHSDDMLNPLDIITALFLCSDGFVQQEMALKMSMCQFSVPLLLPDCDTKQCTLMLWAMRDIVKKHRPQSLSESKGFIEDRIVVSKLPMISFVRMGECSLSKSEILNKLLSNSQQYHDTFVHRDMECGDSPRKISNGLAEISWYLPCGNKNIDIFSEPVAVANLRGDIASFETQFSFLCQTSAAVFVFFDSLDSDCELLMNQQHKAEIFLVGNHQSSHFSMDGLKKVATKLRLTNKNILLKAKHMNDADFVKKLRVTVRDVVESSKRKMGIEEMADIAHELRIWVDEDCPECQSAKNNADAITAEIQDILKYKKAQLPLHDQIWKELSRLEKEEFRLRKVGSENIEKYKSDLQVQKEKLRKKQNSCDMSDAMTCFINAISSPGTERSYFLKWMRMNLDNLSREKLSDLREQYKEKSKKSENKEEIKEIDRQLSNSSLGTEHFFREMGQIYEASLSLPETNRSRQQLQDLPKLCAGLLLDGFPLELVDGDASNIPLRWVSDVLSQLNDLVSPKNKILVVTVLGVQSTGKSTLLNTMFGVQFAVSNGRCTRGAFMLLIRVNDDVKKALNCDFMVIIDTEGLKSPELAQLDTSHEHDNELATLVVGLSDITIINIAMENSTEMKDILQIVVHAFLRMTEVGKKPKCQFVHQNVSDVSAHEKNLRDRKLLLEQLNEMTQAAAKMEKKEDNKSFTDVMEYSPDTGNWYVPGLWNGNPPMAPVNAGYSEAVYELKKNIIQMLRSCESSANNILEFTEWVKSLWNAVKHENFIFSFRNSLVADAYMRLCKECNKWEWEFKKEMYTWVTETDTKISNFGTVAGKSETSNMSDFLNDLKSEACAELSKWETKILENLAEYFKQTDGHVYLVEGYREDFVNSAKSLRREMENSVINQLTATAKIRQGMTEIDRIKENHTTQIEERVCALIEECRKQKVKMTDKELDKVFDEMWYKAVNEVSFSKPKATDVTANVSHYLRTNLSQKGSLACDLLSQKSLQDFGQGPFKYAVEGFFKKLKLQVGKLFWKDHAMALQNIADRIITDCTEIVTDKVKRNSNYHDTYIQEILHMIDEKLKNNQNGKIEIEFEVPLKQHICGFAARQFQKMHEDFLRENDPYRCLNQNKEKFCDDFKDVFHKRDQCQKKAEEFTERCLRPAVEDFINRSLGPDIIGEMKTKFEFSTRMFFQYSILLDLLSKQDFKKYQSYICSYEEYANKWVLDCILKHFSNGSPMFDFEDQHLQSRITSINIAINKAKTEKSGNLKTFVENVCQELGDKLVISQDALGAFMILNNADQEQFAYWLTECVKDMEQALRKKFKETNIQMKLKSLHVNPQNELFSEMIGCGKQCPFCKAPCEAGGKEHTEHQTSLHRPKGLGRFRWDGTENLVIDICSSSVVSDTRFQCAATNGEWHPYKDYTKIFPDWKIAPDASLQASDYWKYVLAKFNDEFAEAYDAKPADIPVTWKNITYEQAEESLKKTFNMK comes from the coding sequence atgaAGAGCTTATTGGAGGATCTGGGGTTGGAGCAGCTCTACAAAGAGAAGCTGTCGCTGAGCACAGTACTTCAGATTGATGAGAAGACCATCACTGATGAACCTGCCAACTGTAATTCAGACCTTCCATGGTATTTTCTAAAGAAACTGATGATGGTTAATGTGACAGCTAGGAATGTGAAATGTACATCTGGTTGTGAGTCAGCCTGTGATGGTGCATCAGGAAAGACAGAATTAGATCTTGATAATCTGTTCAGTAGTCAGCATTCAGATGATATGTTGAACCCACTAGACATAATCACTGCTCTCTTTCTGTGCTCTGATGGTTTTGTACAGCAGGAAATGGCTCTCAAAATGTCCATGTGTCAGTTTTCTGTGCCTCTGCTGCTCCCTGATTGTGACACAAAGCAGTGCACGCTCATGCTTTGGGCCATGAGAGACATTGTTAAAAAGCACAGACCTCAGTCACTTTCAGAATCCAAAGGCTTTATTGAAGACAGAATTGTTGTCTCTAAACTTCCAATGATATCTTTTGTGAGAATGGGTGAGTGCTCCTTGTCCAAGTCAGAGATCCTCAATAAGCTTCTGAGCAATTCTCAGCAGTACCATGACACCTTTGTTCACCGTGATATGGAGTGTGGTGACAGTCCAAGGAAAATATCCAATGGATTAGCTGAAATTTCTTGGTACCTTCCTTGTGGGAACAAAAAcattgacattttcagtgagcCAGTAGCTGTAGCTAACCTTCGTGGGGACATTGCTTCATTTgaaacacaattttcttttttgtgtcagacatctgcagcagtttttgtgttcTTTGACAGTCTGGACTCTGACTGTGAGCTGCTTATGAACCAACAACACAAGGCAGAGATCTTCTTGGTGGGAAACCATCAAAGCAGTCACTTCAGTATGGATGGTCTAAAAAAGGTAGCAACCAAGTTGCGCTTGACTAACAAGAATATTCTTCTGAAAGCTAAGCACATGAATGACGCAGACTTTGTCAAAAAATTGCGAGTCACAGTCAGAGATGTAGTTGAGAGCTCAAAGAGGAAGATGGGAATCGAGGAGATGGCTGACATTGCCCATGAACTGAGAATCTGGGTGGATGAAGACTGTCCAGAGTGCCAGAGTGCCAAGAACAATGCTGATGCCATCACTGCAGAAATTCAAGACAtcctgaaatataaaaaagcGCAGCTACCCCTACATGATCAAATATGGAAGGAACTATCTCGCTTAGAGAAGGAAGAATTTCGGCTTCGAAAAGTTGGGTCTGAAAACATAGAAAAGTACAAAAGTGATCTTCAggtacagaaagaaaaacttcGGAAAAAACAGAACTCTTGTGACATGTCAGATGCAATGACATGTTTCATCAATGCAATATCAAGCCCAGGGACAGAGAGATCCTATTTCCTCAAATGGATGCGAATGAACCTCGATAACCTGTCTCGAGAAAAACTGTCTGACCTCAGGGAGCAGTACaaagaaaaatccaaaaaatCTGAGAACAAAGAGGAAATCAAAGAGATTGACAGACAGCTTTCCAACAGCTCACTGGGGACTGAACACTTCTTCCGTGAAATGGGTCAGATCTATGAAGCTTCACTTTCCCTTCCAGAAACAAACCGATCACGTCAACAGTTACAGGATCTGCCTAAACTATGTGCAGGATTGTTGCTTGATGGATTTCCCCTTGAGCTTGTAGATGGAGATGCATCCAACATACCTCTCAGGTGGGTGAGTGATGTTCTCTCTCAGCTCAATGACCTGGTGTCTCCTAAGAACAAGATACTGGTAGTCACAGTTCTTGGAGTTCAGAGCACAGGGAAGTCCACTCTCCTCAACACCATGTTTGGAGTGCAGTTTGCAGTCAGCAATGGTCGATGCACTCGAGGTGCTTTCATGTTGCTCATCAGAGTCAATGACGATGTTAAAAAAGCTCTCAACTGTGACTTCATGGTGATCATTGACACTGAGGGCTTAAAGTCACCAGAACTCGCACAACTGGACACCAGCCACGAGCACGACAATGAGCTTGCAACACTTGTTGTGGGGCTGAGTGATATCACCATTATCAATATTGCAATGGAGAActcaacagaaatgaaagacaTCCTACAAATAGTGGTGCATGCTTTTCTCAGGATGACAGAGGTGGGCAAAAAGCccaaatgtcagtttgttcacCAGAATGTGTCAGATGTTTCAGCCCATGAGAAGAACTTACGAGACAGGAAACTGCTCTTGGAGCAGTTAAACGAGATGACGCAGGCAGCAGctaaaatggaaaagaaagaggataACAAGAGCTTCACTGATGTGATGGAGTACAGTCCAGACACTGGGAACTGGTACGTTCCTGGTCTCTGGAATGGAAACCCACCAATGGCACCAGTCAATGCAGGGTACAGTGAGGCTGTTTATGAGCTCAAGAAAAACATTATCCAAATGTTAAGAAGTTGTGAGTCGTCTGCTAATAATATCTTGGAGTTTACAGAGTGGGTGAAAAGCCTGTGGAATGCAGTGAAGCATGAAAACTTCATCTTCAGCTTCAGAAACAGCCTGGTGGCTGATGCATACATGAGGCTGTGCAAAGAATGCAACAAATGGGAATGGGAATTCAAAAAAGAGATGTACACCTGGGTTACAGAAACTGACACAAAGATCTCTAACTTTGGCACAGTTGCTGGAAAATCTGAGACATCTAACATGTCAGATTTTCtcaatgatttaaaaagtgAAGCTTGCGCTGAGCTGTCCAAATGGGAGACAAAGATTCTTGAAAATCTGGCAGAGTACTTCAAGCAAACAGACGGTCATGTCTATCTAGTTGAAGGATACAGAGAAGACTTTGTGAACAGTGCAAAGAGCCTTCGACGAGAAATGGAGAACTCTGTAATCAATCAGCTCACAGCAACAGCTAAGATCAGACAGGGAATGACAGAAATTGACAGAATCAAGGAGAATCACACAACACAGATAGAGGAGAGAGTATGTGCATTGATTGAAGAATGTCGGAAACAAAAGGTCAAGATGACAGACAAGGAGCTGGACAAAGTATTTGATGAGATGTGGTATAAAGCAGTGAATGAGGTATCTTTTTCCAAGCCAAAGGCCACAGATGTCACCGCAAATGTGTCCCACTACCTGAGAACAAATCTGTCACAGAAGGGGAGTCTAGCATGTGACCTGTTGAGCCAGAAAAGTCTGCAAGATTTTGGACAGGGGCCTTTCAAATATGCCGTGGAAGGATTTTTCAAAAAGTTAAAACTCCAAGTCGGCAAGCTGTTCTGGAAAGATCACGCAATGGCTTTACAAAATATAGCTGACCGTATCATCACGGACTGCACAGAGATTGTGACTGACAAAGTGAAAAGAAATAGCAATTACCACGACACTTACATCCAGGAGATCCTACACATGATTGATGAGAAGCTGAAAAACAATCAGAATGGGAAGATAGAGATCGAGTTTGAAGTTCCTCTCAAACAGCACATCTGTGGATTTGCAGCCAGACAGTTTCAGAAAATGCATGAAGATTTCCTGCGTGAGAATGATCCCTACAGATGtctgaatcaaaacaaagaaaagttttgtgatGATTTCAAGGATGTGTTCCATAAACGAGACCAGTGCCAGAAGAAAGCAGAAGAATTCACAGAACGCTGTTTGAGGCCTGCAGTGGAAGACTTCATCAACCGTTCCTTGGGTCCTGATATCATTGGTGAAATGAAGACAAAGTTTGAGTTCAGCACACGGATGTTCTTCCAGTATTCAATTTTACTGGATTTGCTCTCAAAGCAGGACTTTAAGAAGTATCAGAGCTACATTTGCTCATATGAGGAGTATGCCAACAAATGGGTTCTTGATTGCATcttaaaacatttctcaaatgGGTCTccaatgtttgattttgaagATCAACATCTCCAGTCAAGAATCACCAGCATAAATATTGCTATCAACAAagctaaaacagaaaagagtgGCAACCTGAAGACATTTGTTGAGAATGTCTGTCAGGAACTTGGTGATAAACTGGTCATTTCCCAGGATGCTCTTGGTGCTTTCATGATCCTGAACAATGCTGACCAGGAACAGTTTGCTTACTGGCTCACTGAGTGTGTGAAGGACATGGAACAAGCTCTTAGGAAGAAgttcaaagaaacaaacatccaaatgaaactgaaatctCTTCATGTGAATCCTCAGAACGAGCTTTTTTCAGAAATGATCGGCTGTGGTAAACAGTGTCCATTCTGCAAAGCACCTTGTGAGGCAGGAGGAAAAGAACATACAGAGCACCAAACTTCACTACATCGACCAAAGGGTCTGGGTAGATTCAGATGGGATGGAACAGAAAACCTTGTCATTGACATTTGCTCTTCTTCGGTGGTCAGTGACACGCGTTTTCAGTGCGCTGCCACAAATGGTGAATGGCACCCTTAcaaggattacacaaaaatttTCCCAGACTGGAAAATTGCTCCAGATGCAAGCCTTCAGGCATCAGACTACTGGAAATACGTGCTGGCAAAGTTCAATGATGAGTTTGCAGAAGCATATGATGCAAAGCCTGCTGATATTCCAGTAACCTGGAAGAATATCACATACGAGCAGGCAGAGGAGAGTCTGAAAAAGACATTCAACATGAAATGA